A single genomic interval of Bradyrhizobium sp. sBnM-33 harbors:
- a CDS encoding IS256 family transposase — MTTDRTITPELLDQLLANYEKPEDLTGADGLFKQLKKALIERALGAELSDHLGYEKGDPAGRGSGNSRNGTSAKTILTEDGEIDIAVPRDRAGSFEPLLIAKGQTRFDGFDDKILSLYARGMTVREIQGHLSELYGTEVSPDLISRVTDAVLDEVREWQTRPLDPVVFFDALRVKIRDEGMVKNKAVYVALALNPDGEKEVLGLWIEQTEGAKFWLKVINDLKTRGVNDILIAVVDGLKGFPEAIASVYPQTVVQTCIVHLIRNSLAFVAWKDRKAILPAIKAIYRAENADMALVRLEEFEDEWGKRYPAIGQAWRRAWEHVVPFFAFAPGVRKMIYTTNAVEALHRSLRKIIKTRGSFPNDDAALKLLYLAIKNAGLRWRRGVEWTAAMGQFAIQFGSRFPGSAR, encoded by the coding sequence ATGACGACCGACAGGACGATTACCCCTGAACTACTGGATCAACTGCTTGCTAACTATGAGAAGCCTGAAGACCTCACGGGTGCTGACGGGCTTTTCAAGCAGCTGAAGAAGGCGCTGATTGAGCGGGCGCTTGGTGCGGAGCTGAGCGATCATCTTGGCTACGAGAAGGGGGACCCGGCCGGCCGCGGCAGCGGCAATAGCCGTAACGGGACCAGCGCGAAGACGATCCTGACCGAGGACGGCGAGATCGACATAGCTGTGCCACGCGACCGGGCCGGCAGCTTTGAGCCGCTATTGATCGCCAAGGGCCAGACCCGTTTCGACGGCTTCGACGACAAAATCCTGAGCCTCTACGCGCGCGGCATGACGGTGCGCGAGATCCAGGGGCATTTATCCGAACTTTATGGAACCGAGGTCTCGCCGGATTTGATCAGCCGGGTGACCGACGCGGTTCTCGACGAAGTTCGGGAATGGCAAACCCGTCCGCTCGACCCGGTGGTGTTTTTCGACGCGCTGCGAGTCAAGATTCGCGATGAAGGCATGGTCAAGAACAAGGCCGTCTATGTCGCGCTGGCGCTCAATCCGGACGGCGAGAAGGAGGTTCTGGGCTTGTGGATTGAGCAGACCGAAGGCGCCAAATTCTGGCTCAAGGTCATCAACGACCTGAAGACGCGTGGCGTCAACGATATCCTGATCGCGGTGGTCGATGGGCTCAAGGGCTTTCCCGAGGCGATCGCCTCGGTCTATCCGCAGACCGTGGTGCAGACCTGCATCGTGCACCTGATCCGCAACAGCCTAGCGTTTGTCGCCTGGAAGGATCGCAAGGCGATCCTGCCTGCCATCAAGGCAATCTACCGGGCCGAGAATGCCGACATGGCGCTGGTCCGGCTCGAGGAGTTCGAGGACGAATGGGGCAAGCGCTATCCGGCGATCGGCCAGGCTTGGCGCCGCGCCTGGGAACACGTCGTGCCGTTCTTCGCGTTCGCTCCTGGCGTCCGCAAGATGATCTACACCACCAACGCGGTCGAGGCGCTGCACCGTAGCTTGCGCAAGATCATCAAGACCCGCGGCAGCTTTCCAAACGACGACGCGGCATTGAAGCTGCTTTATCTCGCCATCAAGAACGCCGGATTGAGGTGGCGGCGCGGCGTCGAGTGGACCGCCGCCATGGGCCAGTTCGCCATTCAGTTCGGCTCGCGTTTTCCGGGATCAGCGCGATGA
- a CDS encoding DUF736 domain-containing protein, producing MSQIGSFTRSNDGTYTGIIKTLAINAKARLVPSEPASTSDKAPDLRVIVSGVEIGAAWRRTSKDNRTYYSVNLDDPSLTAPVYANLFEGDDREFALIWSR from the coding sequence ATGTCCCAGATCGGTTCGTTCACCCGCAGCAACGATGGCACCTACACCGGCATCATCAAGACGCTTGCGATCAACGCCAAGGCGCGCCTCGTCCCCAGCGAGCCCGCCTCCACCAGCGACAAGGCGCCAGACCTGCGCGTGATCGTCTCCGGCGTCGAGATCGGTGCCGCCTGGCGCCGGACCTCGAAGGACAACCGCACCTACTACTCGGTTAACCTCGACGATCCGTCCCTCACCGCGCCCGTCTACGCCAACCTCTTCGAAGGCGACGATCGCGAGTTTGCGCTGATCTGGTCGCGCTGA
- the dctA gene encoding C4-dicarboxylate transporter DctA has translation MTTIATAASARASRTWYKILYVQVLIAILIGVLVGWLWPSLATNEWVKALGDGFIKLIKMLIAPIIFCTVVSGIAHIQDAKKVGRVGLKALVYFEVVSTFALVLGLVMGNLFQIGHGLAAKPDAAAVANYVKQAEASKSVDFILNIIPDTVVGALARGDILQVLLFAILFGFSLMALGERGAKLRGMIDDAAHAVFGVIAIVMKVAPIGAFGAMAFTIGKFGPSALGNLIGLVALFYATAALFVVVVLGLISRFVGFSIFKFIAYIKDELLLVLGTSSSESALPQLMTKLERLGCSKPVVGLVVPTGYSFNLDGTNIYMTLATLFIAQALGVDLSFGQQLTILVVAMLTSKGASGITGAGFITLAATLSVVNPVLVPGMAIVFSIDKFMSEVRALTNIIGNGIAAVFVAWWEGELDQATLHARLNQKIDPNDGETSNTAG, from the coding sequence ATGACCACCATCGCAACTGCGGCGTCCGCGCGGGCGTCGCGAACTTGGTACAAAATCCTCTACGTTCAGGTGCTGATCGCGATTCTGATTGGCGTCCTCGTCGGTTGGCTGTGGCCGTCGCTCGCGACCAACGAGTGGGTCAAGGCGCTCGGTGACGGCTTCATTAAGCTAATTAAGATGCTGATCGCGCCGATCATCTTCTGCACCGTAGTCTCGGGCATCGCGCACATCCAGGATGCGAAAAAGGTCGGCCGGGTCGGCCTCAAGGCGCTTGTCTATTTCGAGGTCGTCTCCACCTTTGCCTTGGTGCTCGGCCTGGTGATGGGCAATCTTTTTCAGATCGGCCACGGCCTTGCGGCCAAGCCCGATGCCGCAGCCGTCGCCAACTACGTGAAGCAGGCGGAAGCCTCGAAAAGCGTCGATTTCATCCTCAATATCATTCCCGACACCGTGGTCGGCGCGCTGGCGCGCGGCGATATCCTGCAGGTGCTCTTGTTTGCGATTCTGTTCGGCTTCTCGCTGATGGCGCTGGGTGAGCGCGGCGCAAAGTTGCGTGGCATGATCGACGACGCGGCGCACGCGGTGTTCGGCGTCATCGCCATTGTCATGAAGGTAGCGCCGATCGGCGCGTTCGGGGCCATGGCCTTCACGATCGGTAAGTTCGGACCATCGGCGCTCGGCAATCTGATCGGTCTCGTCGCGCTGTTCTATGCTACGGCCGCGCTGTTCGTGGTGGTCGTGCTCGGTCTGATCTCGCGCTTCGTCGGGTTTTCGATCTTCAAGTTTATCGCCTATATCAAGGATGAGCTCTTGCTCGTGCTCGGCACCTCGTCCTCGGAAAGTGCGCTGCCGCAGTTGATGACGAAGCTCGAGCGGCTGGGCTGCTCCAAGCCGGTGGTCGGCCTCGTGGTGCCTACCGGCTACTCCTTCAACCTCGATGGCACCAACATCTACATGACCTTGGCAACGCTGTTTATCGCTCAGGCGCTCGGGGTCGATCTCAGCTTCGGCCAGCAGCTGACCATTCTCGTTGTGGCGATGCTGACTTCGAAAGGCGCAAGCGGTATCACCGGGGCCGGCTTCATCACGCTCGCGGCGACGCTTTCAGTGGTTAATCCAGTGCTGGTGCCGGGCATGGCAATCGTGTTCTCGATCGACAAATTTATGAGCGAGGTGCGCGCCCTTACTAATATCATCGGCAACGGTATTGCCGCGGTGTTCGTGGCCTGGTGGGAAGGCGAACTCGACCAGGCCACGCTGCATGCGCGGCTTAACCAGAAAATCGATCCCAACGACGGCGAGACCTCGAACACGGCAGGGTAG
- a CDS encoding DUF1643 domain-containing protein yields the protein MKSAIISSCGLYRYDLRRDWDANLPPLVLGILNPSKADHKIDDPTIVRGVYRAKTMNCGSLIVWKLGAGGATEPQDWMAMPDPIGPDNDRHIRDILTECKERNGIAVAGWGVYGDFMNRDLAAMEIAHTVQLPGSRGPVEQIPDDSVLKNTYYRVIDKPSASSGL from the coding sequence ATGAAAAGCGCGATCATTTCGTCATGCGGTTTGTATCGCTACGATCTGCGCAGGGATTGGGATGCGAACTTGCCGCCGCTTGTGCTCGGCATACTCAACCCTTCGAAAGCCGATCACAAAATTGACGACCCGACGATTGTTCGCGGCGTCTATCGCGCGAAAACGATGAATTGCGGATCTCTGATCGTGTGGAAACTCGGCGCAGGTGGCGCGACCGAACCGCAAGACTGGATGGCGATGCCAGACCCGATCGGTCCCGACAATGACCGGCATATTCGAGACATCCTGACCGAATGCAAGGAGCGCAACGGCATCGCCGTCGCCGGTTGGGGCGTCTACGGCGACTTCATGAACCGCGACCTGGCCGCGATGGAAATCGCGCATACCGTCCAGCTACCAGGATCGAGAGGCCCTGTTGAGCAGATTCCGGACGATTCTGTCCTCAAAAACACCTATTATCGTGTTATTGACAAACCAAGTGCCTCGTCAGGGCTTTGA
- the rfbF gene encoding glucose-1-phosphate cytidylyltransferase: MKAVILAGGLGSRISEETHLRPKPMIEIGGKPILWHILKIYSHYGINDFVICCGYKGYLIKEYIANYFLHVSDVTVDMTKNRMQVHQHHAEPWKVTLVDTGEKTMTGGRLKRVANYLTDEDAFCLTYGDGVGDIDISASIAFHRRQGTLATLTATYPPSRFGAFKICSDHRVASFKEKPWGDGEMINGGFFVLSPKVFDLLVDDSTVWEHEPLTTLAEQQQLSAYQHHGFWQPMDTLRDKTFLEALWIEGNAPWKVWEK, encoded by the coding sequence GTGAAAGCTGTGATCCTCGCGGGCGGCCTCGGATCCCGAATCTCCGAGGAAACCCACCTTCGGCCCAAGCCCATGATCGAGATCGGCGGCAAGCCGATTCTGTGGCACATCCTCAAAATCTACTCGCACTATGGCATCAACGATTTCGTGATCTGCTGTGGCTATAAGGGTTATCTGATCAAGGAATACATCGCCAACTACTTCCTGCACGTGTCGGATGTCACCGTCGACATGACGAAAAACCGTATGCAAGTCCACCAGCATCATGCCGAACCTTGGAAGGTGACGCTCGTCGATACCGGCGAGAAGACCATGACGGGTGGTCGGCTCAAGCGAGTTGCTAATTACCTGACGGATGAGGACGCCTTCTGCTTGACCTATGGCGATGGTGTGGGAGACATCGACATATCCGCATCGATCGCCTTCCACCGTCGCCAGGGTACGCTCGCCACTCTAACCGCGACCTATCCGCCTAGCCGTTTCGGCGCCTTCAAAATTTGTAGTGATCACCGTGTTGCCAGCTTCAAGGAAAAACCTTGGGGTGATGGGGAAATGATCAATGGTGGCTTCTTCGTGCTCTCCCCGAAAGTATTTGACCTGCTGGTGGATGACTCCACTGTTTGGGAGCACGAGCCGCTCACGACCTTGGCCGAGCAGCAACAGCTTTCGGCTTACCAGCACCACGGCTTCTGGCAGCCCATGGATACTCTGCGTGACAAGACGTTCCTCGAAGCGCTCTGGATTGAGGGCAACGCTCCGTGGAAGGTGTGGGAAAAATGA
- a CDS encoding DUF736 domain-containing protein: MIGGRQVLLPMQHSATLVKLIFWMVSIHAAYQFLAQDKKVAPWTPSTAAGPLRCESTASGLSPAIEAPMGAARESENKDTIMATIGTFTLNGNGFSGSIRTSLSIPRPSWSASRTL; encoded by the coding sequence GTGATCGGTGGGCGTCAGGTGCTGTTGCCAATGCAACATTCCGCAACATTGGTAAAATTGATTTTTTGGATGGTAAGCATCCACGCCGCGTATCAATTCCTCGCGCAGGACAAGAAAGTCGCACCCTGGACGCCCTCTACAGCGGCCGGCCCCCTCAGGTGCGAGTCGACCGCCTCCGGTCTGTCGCCAGCCATCGAGGCCCCGATGGGCGCGGCCCGGGAAAGTGAAAACAAAGACACGATAATGGCGACCATCGGCACCTTCACCTTGAACGGCAATGGCTTTTCCGGCTCGATTCGCACCTCGCTCTCAATACCAAGGCCAAGCTGGTCCGCGTCGAGAACCCTCTGA
- a CDS encoding PriCT-2 domain-containing protein gives MDLVELGVGPVIPAARVAGWEPPSRDETDVRTNALGLSVAEAKDILADLPTDTWREDRDGWLQVGMALLHEFNGSKKGFKAWAEFSAASDKYDPEDQRRVWHSFRQSNKPVRMATLLSAAKVD, from the coding sequence GTGGATCTCGTCGAGCTCGGCGTCGGTCCCGTCATTCCCGCGGCCCGGGTCGCCGGCTGGGAGCCACCGAGTAGGGACGAAACCGACGTCCGGACCAACGCGCTCGGCCTCTCGGTCGCCGAGGCAAAGGATATTCTCGCCGATTTGCCGACCGACACCTGGCGCGAGGACCGCGACGGCTGGTTGCAGGTCGGCATGGCGCTGCTTCACGAGTTCAACGGCAGCAAAAAGGGCTTCAAGGCCTGGGCCGAGTTCTCGGCCGCCTCCGACAAATACGATCCGGAAGATCAACGGCGAGTTTGGCACTCATTCCGTCAATCGAACAAGCCCGTTCGCATGGCAACGCTGTTGTCGGCCGCGAAGGTCGATTGA